Proteins encoded within one genomic window of Hevea brasiliensis isolate MT/VB/25A 57/8 chromosome 8, ASM3005281v1, whole genome shotgun sequence:
- the LOC110664196 gene encoding LOB domain-containing protein 1 yields the protein MGNLDKGIAAISPVAVASPFSYSPCSSPSPSSQSSPGLDPSLSQSSPTPAPPPSVVLSPCAACKILRRRCAEKCVLAPYFPPTEPYKFTIAHRVFGASNIIKFLQELPEYQRADAVSSMVYEANARIRDPVYGCAGAICQLQRQVNELQAQLAKAQAEVANMQCQQANLVALICMEMTQSHHHHQEPILQQQQYIDTSCFLDETNFGTSWEPLWT from the exons aTGGGAAACCTTGACAAAGGAATTGCAGCCATATCCCCGGTTGCTGTTGCTTCTCCTTTCTCTTATTCTCCTTGTTCATCTCCTTCCCCATCTTCCCAGTCTTCTCCTGGTCTTGATCCTTCTCTTTCTCAGTCTTCTCCAACTCCTGCTCCTCCTCCTTCTGTTGTTCTCAGCCCTTGTGCTGCATGCAAAATCCTTCGCCGGAGATGCGCCGAGAAATGTGTTCTAGCTCCTTATTTTCCTCCTACCGAACCTTACAAGTTCACCATTGCTCATAGAGTCTTTGGAGCCAGTAACATCATCAAGTTCTTGCAG GAACTCCCTGAATATCAGAGAGCAGATGCGGTAAGCAGCATGGTTTATGAAGCAAATGCAAGGATTAGAGACCCAGTTTATGGGTGTGCAGGTGCAATTTGCCAGCTTCAAAGGCAAGTAAATGAGCTTCAAGCTCAACTGGCCAAGGCACAAGCTGAGGTAGCAAACATGCAATGCCAACAAGCCAATTTGGTTGCTCTGATTTGCATGGAAATGACTCaatctcatcatcatcatcaagaaCCCATTTTGCAGCAGCAACAATATATTGATACAAGCTGTTTCCTAGATGAGACCAATTTTGGCACATCCTGGGAGCCTCTATGGACATGA